The following DNA comes from Neofelis nebulosa isolate mNeoNeb1 chromosome 3, mNeoNeb1.pri, whole genome shotgun sequence.
GTTATGTGGCccctgggggcagtgggggaagtTGCCACTGAACCAAACTGGCTCTTCCTCCAGCCTGACCGGGTATGATGAACTCCTGCTTATGGTTCTTCTCTACCGAGCTGTATATTCTTTCAAAACTCCACTTTtatattcctttcaaaatagGCAACTTTTCAACAGAGTGAAATCACTGTGCGCATGTCGGGTAGTATTAACGGCACCAACTCTGGAACCAGCTGCCTGGTTGTGACCCCAGTTCTTCCACTTGCTGTCtgtttcatcctgactagttcttacttctctgtgcctcagtttcctcctcagtAAAAGGTATCTCCCTGAAAAACTGTaggagagctagagagagagaaagcccgtAGGACGGTGCCTGGCAAACGTAGGTCTTGTGTAAGCATTAGCTATTAGTACCTGTGGGGTGGTTGGGGTTTGTTACTCTTTTCATAAGAAAAATGCTGCATATTGTCCAAGTGGTTTAGTTACCAAGTTGACCCTACTGGAATTCACAAGTcaacaggagagggagagaaagttcACGTAGCTTTTTAAACCCCAAACTTGCGCATCTGTGGTCTTGCTGTGTTCCTCGTAggcccatttatttattctgacatTCTGGATTACAAGAATCTTCGGGAGATCGTGGTAAACAACCGCATTACCTGGTTGTTTCATTATAGCGCTTTGCTCAGTGCCATTGGAGAAGCAAACGTGTCCTTGGCCAGAGCCGTAAATATCACTGGTAAGTTTCTTGCCCCAAATGATCTGTTTGCCAGTGTTTTCAGTTCACCGGGAAGAGACTTTTCAGACTGTGACCATGTCTGTTCGTTTCAGGATTGCATAACGTCCTGGATGTTGCAGCAGAGCACAATTTGCGATTGTTTGTGCCTAGCACAATCGGAGCTTTTGGACCTACTTCTCCCCGGAATCCAACTCCCGATATCTGTATTCAGAGGCCCAGGACTATCTACGGGGTGTCCAAGGTCCATGCGGAGCTCATGGGAGAAGTAAGCATTGCTTGGCAAGATAACTCCGTGTTGCCTTTTCTGTTCGTTTTTGCCTCGAACACTTGCTGATTCATTCTTGGGGTGACTtttccctgcccccgccccttcccagcccccagaagTGCTCCTAAACTGATTGTGTTTGCCAAGTGGCGGGTCCTGATAGCTCCAGAAGAACTCCTCAGCCCTTGGCCACATGATAACACTCAGCCCTTCCTAGAGGCCTCTCAAATGGCACTCTCTCCTCCACTGCTGCCTCTCTTCTGTGTGCTGGTCCAGTCTTTCAAAAAGCTCCCGGTACTGGCAGTTACTGGAGgtgattttaaaactttgtgttCTAGAGAACGTCAAATGACTTTgggttttagttttttaaataatcgTTGTCTTTATAACTCTACAGCAAATGTCAATTGCTGTTTGCTCCTTTAGCTGATATATCAGTTATTGCTCTcctcgccccctgcccccccaccccctgcacttTCCAGTGCTGCATTGAAGGAACATGCCCGTGGAGAATTGTTCAGGACAATGAGCAGTGACTTGCTTCCAAACAAAGTCAGAAGTCCCTAGTGCGGGCTGATTTATTATTTACCGTGTTAATATGTCACCAGAGTGATGATTTTTTGAAGACAAAAACCTCAggattatttattaaagaaaaatgagtgaCTCTTAGAAATCCTACAGTCTCCTTTCCttaaggaatattttaatagaaCTGCATGGAAAGATCTTTCACCAAAAAAAAgcgtttttctgtttgtttgtttgtttgtttgtttgttttctttgctctatCTGATTGAAAAGACTGGTTTTAAagtagtttttctcttttctctagtaTTATCATTACCGGTATGGGTTAGATTTCCGATGCCTGAGATACCCTGGAATCATCTCCGCGGACTCCCAGCCTGGTGGAGGAACAACTGGTAagtgttgttttctgtttctgtcccATGTGAGAAGGGCTTTCTTAGTGCTGTGAAGAGGTGAGGGACTGGCCGTCTTTTAGCTGTGTGCTCACAGATGTCCCACATCCCCTCTGGGAGGTGCATCTGAGAAGCTCAGGGAATCCTCTTGACTTGAACTTGTTAAGGGCAGCTTATGCTGGTGCTGCAAATCCAGCTCAGGATTGGCCACCCACAGTGCTGGAATCAGATCGGGTGTGAGGACATATTTGTCACCCGCAATGTAGGAAGACACCAAACAGGAAAtagcctccttttttttctttttttttttttttaaatgcagccCTTTGTTTCTTCATGCAGAGAGGgttggggtggtttttttttttttttccattttttaattttttttaatgtttatttatttttgatagagagacagtgtgagcaggagaggggcagagagagagggagacacagaatctgaaatagtactgacaactcagagcttgatgtggggctcgaactcacagaccttgagatcatgacctgagccgaagttggatgcttaactgactgagccacccagtcgccccaagaGCTTTGTTTCTTAATGCAGAAAATGGACTGTATacattgcatattttattttattttttatgatttttaaaaaatttttgcatacagtgcaatatggtttcaggagtagatgcattttattttatttatttatttatttttaatttgttatttttttaacatttatatttatttttgagacagagacagcatgaacaggggagggtcagagagagggagacacagaatctgaaacaggttccaggctccgagctgtcagcacagagcccgacgcggggctcgaactcagggaccgcgagatgatgacccgagccgaagtcggccgcttcactgactgagccacccaggcgccccagtagatgCATTTTAAAAGGAGCTTAAGTATTATAATTAATTTGGACTCAAGCATGCATTATATTCAGTAACCCCTATATGAGGGGTCCTGAGATACAATATAAAAGATAAATCTTGACAAAATCTGAGGGATTTTAAAGGAGATTTTGGTTTGGGTTACTTTTGAAAAAGCTTTTGCCTTAATACAGTGCCTCTCCTAGGAATCCCTCGGGATCTTTGGTGTTTTTCAGGGGGTCTCAGAGGTCAAAACTGTTTTCATCTCAGTACTAAGATGTTGTTTGCCCTTTTTTCACTCCCTTCTATAAGGGCACGGAGGACTTTTTTAAAAGGCTGGGTGATGTGTGGTGGCCCAGTGGCCTGGACGCACAAGCAGGCCGCAGACCCCGGCTGTCTCCTTCTAAACCAAGCAGCGGAGAGATTGTCAAATGAGTAAAACATGCCATTTTTTTcactaaattttcttttgtttggaaaatatattcttcatataaaatatcatatatatatgaacatgtgATGggtttattgtcattttaaaatgtagtaatatttttttaaattctcagttaATTTCTGGTGCGGTAGGTACTGATGTAACTCCCACTAATAAGACCTCTTGGAGGGGGGTCCTCAGTGTTGTTTAAGAGCATAAagaagttctggggcacctgggtggctcagtcggttaagcgtccaactttggctcaggccatgatctcgtggtctgtgggttcaagccccgcatcagggtctgtgctgaccgctcagagcctggaccctgctttggattctgtgtctctctctctctctcgctctcgctctcgctctcgctctctgcccctcccctgctcatgctgtgtctctctctgtctcaaaaataaatacaaacattaaaaaaacatttttaagagttggatgctcaggggcacctgggtggctcagtcagttgagcctccgacttcagctcaggtcatgatctcgcagtccaggggtttgagccccctgtcaggctctgtgctgacagcttggagcctggagcctgcttcaaattctgtgtctccctgtctctctgcccctcccctgcttgcattctctctctctctctctctctctcaaaaataaataaacgttaaaaaaaaattttttttttttttttaaaaagagcataaaGAAGTTCTGAGACTAAGGcttctgagaaccactgccctaatGCAAGAGGTTCATTCACTGTTTTAAGAAGACCCACAGACAGGATTCTCTTTCAGACTATGCAGTCCAGATCTTCCACGATGCTGTAAAGAATGGCAAATTTGAGTGCAACCTGAAATCCAGCACACGGCTCCCAATGATGTATATTGATGACTGCCTCAGGGCCACCCTGGAAGTCATGGAGGCCCCGGCAGAGTCCCTGTCCATGAGGACCTACAATGTCAATGCCATGAGTTTTACCCCTGAGGACCTGGCCCAGGAGCTTCTCAAGCACATACCAGAATTCCAGATCACGTACAATGTGGATTCTGTTCGACAGGCCATAGGTTGGTACATTGTTGCAAACCCCATGACAACCAAAGTTAAGCTTCAATCTGGGCTGAGAGTCCCCTGAGGACACAAAGCGTGGCGGATAAGGAGGGCCTGACACTTTCTGTAGAAGGAGCTGCTGTTGAGCCAACAGTTGCTGCAGTTTGGGGAAATCCTACCTAAAGGGGGTGGAATAGTTCTGTTCCAAATAAACAGCTTATCAGCATTTTGCCATTTTATAGTTTAGACGTAAAACAAGCAGGCAGCGTAAGAAAATAtccctggggggggggcgcctgggtggcgcagtcggttaagcgtccgacttcagccaggtcacgatctcgcggtccgcgagttcgagccccgcgtcaggctctgggctgatggctcggagcctggagcctgtttccgattctgtgtctgcctctctctctgcccctcccccgttcatgctctgtctctctctgtcccaaaaataaataaaaaacgttgaaaaaaaaaatttagaaaaaatatccCTGGGGTTTCCAATGCTGGGACTCTGCCACTGTGGCCCTTGAGCACTGTTTGA
Coding sequences within:
- the LOC131506825 gene encoding L-threonine 3-dehydrogenase, mitochondrial, which translates into the protein MPVARMLRQVVGQMPGRPACGCWTSAPLARFLGTSPRQIPADANFYSSSFSGTDQPRVLITGGLGQLGVGLANFLRKRFGKDNVILSDIRKPPDHIFHGGPFIYSDILDYKNLREIVVNNRITWLFHYSALLSAIGEANVSLARAVNITGLHNVLDVAAEHNLRLFVPSTIGAFGPTSPRNPTPDICIQRPRTIYGVSKVHAELMGEYYHYRYGLDFRCLRYPGIISADSQPGGGTTDYAVQIFHDAVKNGKFECNLKSSTRLPMMYIDDCLRATLEVMEAPAESLSMRTYNVNAMSFTPEDLAQELLKHIPEFQITYNVDSVRQAIADSWPMNFDDSNARKDWGWKHDFDLPELVTTMLNFHGSDTRVAQAN